CTAGTgtgcacgcacgggtctggttatTAAATGCTTTGTTGGAAATCCAGGGGACGAGCTGACCGTTAGCTAGCCGTTCCGTATCATTTATAGTAGGACGGACTCCCAGTACTACTGGCAGATACACAACGTCACGAGAGTGATCCCTCATCCAGGGTACCGCGCCCCTCACAAGTACCACGACATCGCCCTCCTTGAGATGGATAGAGAGTAAGTGAAGAGAAATTAAGGGGCCacccataaattacgtcacacgaatttcatgatttttgaccccctcccccgtccttgtcacaattggtcacatttgtgagacctccccctccctagtgtgacgtcacattttataattttacatctacaTTTTTTAGATAATAGTGTTTTAACAGATAGATATAATCTATCTGTTAAAACACTATActattgaaatgtgacgtcacgaaatttaagacccctaccgcccccttgtcacataaagtcacacttcgtCGACCCCTCCCCCTTAAAGTGTGACGTAAGTAATGGATGGCCCctaattcaatttattcattCTTTCATGCGTTAGTTCGTTCGTGGCTGCGTTTTGCCGCTTGTGTGAGGtatgcttttttatggaacacgtcggtaatcgagcagacgtatcacctcaccgaaaactgacgtgaattTAACGGGTGCGttttggaatcggggattgagaagtaGTTACCGGATTCCCCctaaagggggaattgggcctgcGGTTCCCACTCttcgcaacgaaacacaacgcaagcattccGTTTTACGtcgccttaaattcctaaccccgcaaaaggccggcaacgcacttgtaacgcctctggtgtttcaagtgtccatgggcggcggtgattgcttaccatcaggtgatacgtctgatcgtttaccggtgttccattaaaaaaattaggagGTGCATTAcagaagtttttattatttgtttacgcATGTTGGGGGCCCTGTAGCCCAGGGTCCCAATAGCCCAGGACCCCTGTAGCCAGGgttataattgatacggcagacaCGGTGCTGGCTACGtcccaggggccttagtctgctattacaattgtgtcagaatggtcgatcactgagcagtacgagagggatggagctatacaacctacatagctccagGGTCCCTCTCGCACTAGcccagtgatcgaccattctgacaaaGCCCAGCAGACCCTAAAGCCCAGGACAATAGTCTGTAGCCAGGGTATAAGTTCTATACAGGCGAGATAAAACCGGCGTGTCTGGATGTGAAGCCTGAACCGGACTTTTTGGCAGAAGCCACAGGCTGGGGCGCGCTCGGCCATCACAAGGAACTGGCAGATACCTTGCAAACGGTAAGAAGTATATAAGTCCACCTTTGTAtgattgtacataaagtgtaaaataataataatattacatttagattaaaattgttcaacaggcctctgcgagttggcttcggctgctcgtacgccttccaaaggtccaaGGACGTGCAAGGAAGggacatacataatataataagtatcatgtttcatcatcaacatcacctttattttttttttttgataacgAGACGAAACCTTCAGAAGgcgctttctggggataaaaaaCTAAGTTGtctgggatttttacctcattaaaaccacaccggtggccaccctcagcaatctcagtcctctaatagacctgggggcctactctaattcaacgaacgaacgaaaaaacttcgcagatcgcatactacaattctatttattgcgaactttcgtgaacaaaaatgaacgaatgaagataaataaataggatttgatatgaaattaaaaatagaacgttatttcaagtaattcttttagtaaattaataaaacctacggccgaagattacacgaaacttcggattcgagaaccggagtaggccgcCCTGCTCCGGAGCgcccacggtgcaacgcctgttacggcacatccctaaggaGACGTGCGTCTCCCATgagcctcgctgtgcaagttacacggcagcacgtgaccactgtgtcACCATCTTCCCTGGGTTCACTGGGTGGGCACCTAGAGTCTCCCCTCTATGCATATCACCATCacctaacaatacaatacatttttagttacccgactgcgccagaaggagggttatgtttttcgagagtatgtataactagcctcactaagtcttcatatttagaatgggtcccgactgctgcttgttttagggtttttcattttataaagaaacgcagtcgggttttttagttttttaattttaattccgcttatacctGTATTTATTAGCATGCAGcgtgcagcaccgccctcccgcccgcaatatgctcatgcagcagagttgcaacataaaaacacactCGAATTCAAAccgccgagtcaacacctcctgaggatgctccgtggaggagcgaaacatacgtcgagtggtatattgcacgtcatgtgtgtgttttatgttgcacctctgctgtatgatccgtctgctggtttGCCACCTAAAAACTCTATTTATTGACCGTGGAATCGGTAAAAAACCTAATAACCGACATTGTCAATCCACGAGGCAGTTATTGTTTCCAGGTGACTCTTAGAAAGTACGACACGCAGACATGCTCCAAGCTGTACCCGAAGCACCGACATCTGGTCAAAGGTTTCGACGAGGCCACTCAAATGTGCTACGGAGATGACAAGGACCCTAAAGACACCTGCCAGGTACTTATTCTGAACCTAAACTGAACTAAATCTATAGGTTAGGTGGCACTTATAGGTTAGTGAACACTGAAATGTCGTTTAATGTCACCTATCTTAACTAAggggttttgtttttaatgggacaagcccgccacaaccttccaaaactgctgcaactcctgtgcaccaggatctacagtagatacaaccatgaaaacaccggaacactgaaatccggcgcgtcccagggacatgaatgactgtcttggatcccgcaacgaaataaattagaaaatattattagaggataagaaaaacaaaacgctAAGGGTTTCTTAAATTTAAGAGATGTTGGTGAAAATAAGGATAATTTGCTAATTGTATCTTGCTAAGTGTACATAATGTAACACCCGCGTTGTAACACtcatgttataaatcccatgtaacaGCCGCGTCTCTCGCCATACTACGCATGTGTCAAAAGTTCACCATACTTGCAGGGTGACAGCGGAGGCCCTTTACAAGTGAAGAACAAAGAACTATGTTTGTACCGAGTCCTCGGCGTCACGTCGTATGGGAGACAATGTGGGCAGACGACTGGCTCCGGCATCTACACCAGGGTCTACCACTACCTGCCGTGGATTGAAAGCATCGTGTGGCCATAAACACTGGGACACTACAACGTGTGACACTTTTTAACGTCACTGTAACATTCATGTGACACTTTTATCGTCATTGTAACATTCATGTGACACTTTTATCGTCATTGTAACATTCATGTGACACTTTTATCGTTATTGTAACATTCATGTGACACTTTTATCGTCATTGTAACATTCATGTGACACTTTTATCGACATTGTAACATTCATGTGAAAATTTTATCgttatgtatataattttatcgTCTTTGTAACATTAATGTGACACTTTTATCGTCATTGTAACATTCATTGGTcaattttatcaacattttaacaTTAAGCCCATTAAGGGCCACTTTTATCGTCATTGTAACATTCATGTGACACTTTTATCGACATTGTACCATTCATGTGAAAATTTTATCGTAATTGTAACAATTttgtgtcaaaatattttttaccgtCACACTTAGCCAAGTCATTCAGTATgtagataagaaaataaagacagattcagtacagagacagcaACCATTGGTAGTCTAGAGCCGACTGAGTTACAAAAGATATGGCTTCGTTACAAGATATACgatttagtataaaaaataacaactggctcttacctgcatactaaataattttgttgatttgTACGTCAATATCACAAATGTATGATAagataatatgaaataaataattaaaataattttcttaatgtttgtattttaaacttcagctattttttttaagaggggaaaatcattcaatgacttctcccgccttgggcgaggcgagagggagtgtcagactcttactgactaaaaaccaccccgttcttactcctgcttttcgagctgaaaataggtgtaggaacggggtggtttttgacACTCCCAAGGGGGAAAGTTATTAGTAAAAtagtaaattcatttatttcaggttTCAGGACCcataaaaattttacaaaattcttgcatgctttataaaatacatacggtaataaaaatacaatgttcaatgtttataaattatgtcaaaagaaaaataaaaataaaaataaataaaataaaataatcaagatATATGTCCAGAAATTTAAATCCATCCATAATTAAAGTCAAAAATTTTGatacaataaatcaatttacaataaaagtCAAAAAATACACAGTACACAGACACAAGactaccgttgtaacttttgaattaaataaataaaataaataaagactaatAACGCCTGCAAAATGGCTTTGGCTGAACATGCCTGCTGCAGCAATGCAGCATGTAGGCGCAGTCCAGTCTGTCAGCAATCATCGCCAGGACTGTGTTGGAGCTGGCCCGCACTCTGCGCACCAGAGACATACTTCGCCTGCGCATAGATGTATAAAAACAGGCGGTGCGCTCCTGCGCGAACATGCCCGAGGCGCTGCAGAAACGAGGCAGCCCCACCACAATCCTAAACGCATTATTGTAGAGAACGCGGAGGTCACTATAGCACTTTTTTGTATAACGAGCCCACAGACTGCAAGTGTATAGGGATGTACAATACGCTCTAAATAGCGTGACTTTTACCTCCCTTGAACACCTAGCAAACCTGCGGGCTATCATGTTTGCTCGTATTGAAAGCGACCTCCGCTCTCTCTtaaaaaaagcttaaaaaagAGTTTGTATGGAACTTTCCAAATATATGAGGTAGAATACTAAAAATAGACACACATAATGTTTATTGTGATGTCATTAGATTAACACAACACAGACATtacgtttataaacatattctCAATATAGTCAAGGTCGGCCAACTAGTTTTTGACCAATTAGAGTTGCCAATTTCTGTGCACTTCACATGTAATGTGTTGCCAAAGTCTCCTTCTCTGTCTCCTTCTCTAACTTTCAATATGATTCTAACTCGCAAAGCCCATGCTCGCCAAGAGGAGTCAAAACTCAACCTGGCTTTGAGCGAACTAAAGGCTTCAAAGGAGTTGTGTGATCAACTGTTGAAGGAAAGAGATGACAATGAGAAGGAATTCTTAGacgttttaaattgtaataagaaaCTGAAATGAGAAATGGCTCAGTTACATACTCAACACACTGAAGCCATTGAGGCTCGGGATAGGCTCCAATTTGTTGTGGACGGATTCAGTCAGTGTAGCAGTGAGTACGaacaaaatttaaatgacaaagcTCTTCTAGAACATCAGCTACATGAGGCCAATAATCAAATTAGCCACCTTGAAATGATTAACCACAACATCACGGCCAGTCTGAATAACAGTCTATTCAGCGAATTGGTGTCAGCCCGTGCTTCTCAATCACAACATATAGACATGAATCCATTGACTATAGACTTAACTTGTGAAAGTGATTCATGTCATTCCTCAAGAACTCTTTGTTAcagtaacaaaaaactaaagaagtatattaaaataaataaattcataacaaaGACTAACAGATTGGTGAAAAGACaaaagtttttcataaaaaatgtaaaattaaacaaagaacgGTTCCGGCTTTTAaatcaactaaatatttattctaacaaattaaatcaaaggaATAGGAAATATGAAACTGACACACAGAACTTACAACTAGAAATAGACCACTTAACAGCCAAGTTGCACACAATGACCAACAAATACAGTGCATCAGAAAAACAAATGAGGGAATACATGTTGGCTATGGATGAGTTAGTGCGGTCACAGTCACAGGAAAACCCATGTGAAAAATGTGATTCTAGTAATGTGCTGCCTGCTTGTACTGTGCCAACGTGTGATACCACCTTGCCTCATGGTGCCAGTTTAGTGTTTCCTACCCAATGTaacagtaataatagttgtaataacaGTGTTGTAATCTTCAGTGATGAGATTGGAAAGAACTTAGGTTCTTTATTGACAAATAGTTACCCaggacaaacaataataaatcactgtatgcccggctgtacttttacttttttctgagaaaattattaattacaattttgacAAAGATTCTACcctcattattatttgtggtaatagaggtagtttaaataaaaatagtttatccaAATTTCATAGTTCAATTACAGAACTTAAATTAAAGcagataattttgtttacattgcctTACAGTAATAGCTTGCCACAGGAAGAAAACAACCTTAGATATAAACTTAATATTGCAATGTATCAGTTATgcaataattcaaatattaatattaatattattgataccaACAATTACGttggtaaaaatgtatatatgacgaaagataggtactatctttctcgttattatttaagacgaatagcagtgtcgctatcatattttattaaaataacagccAAGAACTTGGCTAAACAGGTTGCTCCTATTGAGCAACCTTCTAGTATTGactttaataatgtaacattaaatgttgatatctgtaataatttaaattaaaacgcaaGACAATGGAGACATCCTCTTGCATATTTAACAGTAATATCAATCTGGTACACCAAAATATTCAAGGATTTATGAGtaaagaattagaaatagaattatttttaaactgtaataatgttgacattttgtgtattactgagcattggctgaaatcacatcagctaatgttcaattttggtaatcatcagattggtagctcgttcagcagggagaacgctatacatggtggttcactaattttactaaataataaacttaaatttaaagaacgcaaggatatagttagttactctgttgaacgtactgttgaaatagcctgtgtggaattagagcggtttattgttttaagtgtgtatagaccacctactggtttgtatgactgttttgaaacagtattagatgaagtgttaaataaactcagtagttcaaataaattcattattacttgtggcgattttaatgtaaatttgttagaaaattctagtttaagtacaaaaattgtaagtttatttgcctcatttaacctcacgaacctgtttctggagcccactaggataactcctactagtgccacttgcctagataatatttatactgatattgtaccaactaataaacaaattatatcattgcttgattcagatcattgtggacaattaatttcaataacaaataaagtaaataaagtgtcgaaaccacatattattgttaacccaaagactgaaagacgcattgaaactttcaaatctaaactcactgacaaaatacctttattattaaggaataaaaattctaataacttgtgtgatgaattttttaacatttaccataccgagtttaagtccaccttcacacctaaaaccataccagctcatggcaatgcgtctttcaatcaatgggcaactactggtatctataagagtaggaaacgcctatatgagctttataacgagaggacatatattaatacaactgaatttagtgaatatgtaaagaaatattctaaattatttaaaaaagtttgctcaattgcaaaatcgttatacttgagctctaaaataaaaaacagtgacaatgtaattaaagcgacctggagtattattaacagtgaaacagggaggtctaaagagaagagtagtgaatttagtcttataattgataataatgtaattaaatcggatgcagaagtcgcagctgcatttgaaaacttcttttcggacgttcctgtttccactactaagtctttgaactcatctcccacagttgcagaatctttactaaaagaaaatgttgcagcttgcaatttaggcttctctttcgaacacatagattatacagatatagtcaaaacgttccataccttgaacaagaaaaagactgcagatctgtggggtaattctgtgtacattaccggctctgtaatagatattgtagcacccgtattagctctaatctttaataactgtgtcgatcgtggtgtgtttcctgatctcatgaagaatagtaaaataactccgttatttaaatcgggtagtacttctgaccccactaactttagacctatttcagtactacctacattcagtaaaatttttgaaaaaattattctacatcagttgcaaagattctttaatagaaataaattattacatggaaatcagtttggttttacaaggggtcgttcaacaactgatgccggtgttgaacttcttaatcacatttatgatgcatgggaggactcggccgacgcattgggtattttttgtgacttatccaaggcgttcgattgtgtccctcatgaaacactgatcaggaagctatcccattatggaatacggggcagctctctggatcttcttaactcatacttgagtaataggattcagagagtcgacattaacggaaaagtttcctccgggtctattgttaggatgggtgttccgcaggggtcaattctcggcccgtttctctttcttatttatattaatgatttaccttaccttgtgaaggataaccatgggatagtactgtttgctgatgatacatctttattgtttaaactcaaacgtggacaattagtcagtgatcatgtaaatagtgctctctcaaaaatagttcgCTGGTTTGGTGCcaataatttgttacttaatgaatcaaaaactaaatgcattagattcacaacaccaaatgttagacatgtgaaaaccagcgtgctaatcaagggcgaggagttggaccctgtagattcaactgtctttttaggtataaccctggacgctaagctacagtgggctccacacgtagataagttatcgaaaaggctcagctctgcagcatatgccgttaaaaaaattagaaatttgaccgatgtaaatacagcgcgattagtatactttagttattttcatagtatcatgtcatatggtattctcctgtggggaaatgctgctgacattcagtctgtctttgtgctgcagaaaagagccattcgatcaatttataatcttagtccgaggcactctcttagggaactatttaaagaaattaatatattgactgttccctctcaatacatttatgaaaatgtagtgtatgctcacaaaaacattaatttattcaaaaagtattgtgatatacataatataaacactagaagtaaaaacaaatatatagttcccactactagacttaagaaaataagtggttcgttcagatgtcaatgtatacgcttttacaataaaattcccagcgatattcaaagtttgagcctgaataaatttaaaaatgttattaaagaaaaactgtatagtaaagctttttataaaattaaagactacttagatgatagtcaggcttgggagtgagccgttataatgtccacacaggtcatgttgacatgtttgtaacacaagttacatttttatacaatttgacatgatatacattaatatcattcgatattttttatttttatcatattatttttaaaattgttagtctgaggaccgtgtgagagtttgcttagttatttcacttttagttaattatattctgacagtgtgagcatttacgagacctacccaaatgttcttttggttggtattgttcgtcggatcattcagcaacagccgttagctgagctgattgtaaactgacacatgcgtacggccatctgaacaggtccgctcatactgttgtggttctttcctctaaagaccactacagaaccaacttgcacggttctctcacattatcctctatttcattgtctggactttaaaagagactgtgacctctgagtttgtttcggcatttcttctcagagtagtcagataggaaatgccggcctcatctagctatttgaaatattgacgtgtaaaagtgttattttatgacctatttacagaaataaatatcatttatcatttatcatttaaaggtaaaataaattttgtgaaaatatatttcattccaTAAAcggaatataaaatatatcaacgGTGACGGTAATTAGAAACggaacaaagaaaaaaaaacacagatttttttttctagacaTTTATTCAACTTTTGgttttttaaaatttctcagttaagtagtagtacggagtctggatcTATctccgatatatggcaataggtacGCCACCTTTTACAaggagaatttatttttatttctttaaattaaactaacacaaatggttttttttgtggaaacgagcagacgtatgctctgatgataagcaatcgccgccgcccatggacacttgaaacaccagaggcattacaaggtCGTTGCCGGCATTtgggggggttaggaatttaaaggttgttggggaaacggaGATTGGGAACATTGGAAAGGGAGGAATcgagcctccggtaacttcacttacacaacgaaacacaacgcaagcgttatttcacgtctgttttcggtgagaccgtggtatcactccggtcgagccggctcattcatgccgaagtatggctctcccacatttaaattATCTAACTGTGAGATtgtaaaaacataacatttttaaaagattaacgAATGGaatttctttctcgttcttctccattcgaagcaacaatttggaacgagcttcACTaatagacagactgacagactatttatttgttgacgtttcaaaactacctaattatattttaataaaattggaataattgctattgactttgactttaccgatacttttattttataattcttgaCAACACAGGATGTAACTAATGTATACATAAATTGGCAACACTAATGcaaaaattttataattcttgGCAACACAGCATTGTAACAAATGAATAAAGAAATTGGCAACACTAATGCAAAACAAAGTTGGCCGACCTTCAGAATATAAAGTAAACATAaccaataaaatagaataacaatacattgataaatataattactaaaGTTGCTATGTTATCGTTATTATAAAGAACTTCAGTTAATTTAATTGGTCAATTGTTAATCCTGTCAAAATGTAACATTGTATTATATTACAAGACAAAATATA
This is a stretch of genomic DNA from Spodoptera frugiperda isolate SF20-4 chromosome 24, AGI-APGP_CSIRO_Sfru_2.0, whole genome shotgun sequence. It encodes these proteins:
- the LOC118278721 gene encoding serine protease snake; protein product: MRYKFYTGEIKPACLDVKPEPDFLAEATGWGALGHHKELADTLQTVTLRKYDTQTCSKLYPKHRHLVKGFDEATQMCYGDDKDPKDTCQGDSGGPLQVKNKELCLYRVLGVTSYGRQCGQTTGSGIYTRVYHYLPWIESIVWP